A window of the Garra rufa chromosome 10, GarRuf1.0, whole genome shotgun sequence genome harbors these coding sequences:
- the lamc2 gene encoding laminin subunit gamma-2 yields MWKMKISWIFLCAVCIWSPVHGTVRSSTTCSCHGKAQYCRADHLGLYCIDCQGNTEGRHCESCKEGYFHQRAGDNCAPCNCNTAGSQGLVCNNEGQCACKQGVYGEKCDRCQDGSLVTASGCQPLRVSCRSRISGRLTYNTEECLPCFCNGHSSVCSSAEGYSIYNITSTFENGPEGWKAATAQGVNPSQVQFRWSPTHKDLEVISKEILPVYLFAPASYLGNQALSYGQTLSFSLRLDRGVRRPSTSDVILEGAGLRVSASLGDLRTVVSCGKKITYTFKLDEQPGSKWKPQLSSTEFQKLLSNLTAIKIRGTFGENGRGYLDDVSLVSASLGSGTPAVWVEKCSCPAGYDGLFCERCATGYRRRFPGQGPESPCVPCSCQGGTCDPETGGCYSADEIPSLQMCPKGYYVNRQQSNSCQRCPCPEGEACYVIPGTQEVMCVRCPRGTTGSRCEICDDGFYGDPLGEYGPPKQCQPCQCYGHMDQNAVGNCDRRTGDCRKCLDHSTGPSCENCEDGYYHSYPTEPCQACNCNRQGSVSNSCNNKGQCKCKEGYDGLKCDKSTCPSCFNPVKNKIEVYARQLQEMEDVFKGIGGDDAPVNGAQMERAIRAAEVMVQNLEFRANELTNSEKQLQDKLASISRSQLREDRKMEALLTTVDGIKNKDQQYRTEVSEIRQLISDIRLKLQQAKRDIQQAEFPSGDAVPGADTLSDLVQTAADLAEQHQGEAVTVETIAANSLAESEKAVDLIRGVISRENKVKDELRNLKKQYEADVTKVLGMDSKAIQLTDAAGKESGVALNALKQLSDLEKKLPKPLKKDIANVVSKFDGLKGMVEGNLSQYQDFQQYMLNEQKETTDLFNKAKGFQQVQDKLLARANAAEAIKNKSLEIFANNKDSLDKTLETLKGFDDQLSGNKDLADAAIRKLPAINATIQNAIADNLQTQDILDAMSTHYRDAQDTIDTLTSTATKLEGMTDALPPSLDILEAATKLKEDVDGLKTGASVTKDKLNEEKNKAKAQLTQANNAIIESAGALENANNAREAVSDTLKSITDIMSSLGGTVPGTVDDTRLAELEDAVTKSRSRVEKELRPRLRDLEEKEAQQRATIAGMINDIDTILADIANLEEIRKSIPNGCYNIPPIERP; encoded by the exons ATGTGGAAAATGAAGATCAGTTGGATCTTTCTTTGCGCGGTTTGCATCTGGTCTCCAGTTCACGGAACAGTCCGAT CCTCCACTACCTGTTCATGTCATGGTAAGGCACAGTACTGCAGAGCAGATCATCTGGGACTCTACTGTATAGACTGCCAGGGAAACACAGAAGGGCGTCACTGTGAAAGCTGTAAGGAAGGATACTTCCACCAGAGGGCAGGAGACAACTGTGCGCCCTGCAACTGCAACACTGCAG GTTCTCAAGGACTGGTCTGCAACAATGAGGGACAGTGTGCCTGCAAACAAGGAGTTTATGGAGAAAAGTGTGACCGCTGTCAGGATGGCTCTCTAGTAACTGCCAGTGGATGTCAGCCTTTGAG GGTAAGCTGTCGGTCACGTATCAGTGGCCGTCTCACATATAATACAGAGGAGTGTCTGCCCTGCTTTTGCAATGGCCATTCAAGCGTGTGCTCCTCAGCTGAGGGATATTCCATTTACAACATCACTTCGACTTTTGAAAATG GACCTGAGGGCTGGAAAGCCGCAACTGCTCAAGGTGTGAACCCTTCGCAAGTGCAATTCAGGTGGTCGCCCACTCACAAAGACCTTGAGGTCATCTCTAAAGAGATCCTTCCTGTTTATCTGTTTGCTCCTG CATCTTATCTGGGGAATCAGGCATTGAGCTACGGTCAGACGCTCAGCTTCTCTCTGCGTCTGGACAGAGGTGTCCGTCGTCCTTCCACCTCTGATGTTATCCTAGAAGGAGCAGGTCTTAGAGTGTCTGCTTCGCTAGGAGACCTGAGGACTGTGGTTTCCTGTGGCAAGAAAATCACCTACACATTTAA ACTGGATGAACAGCCTGGCAGCAAATGGAAACCACAGCTCTCATCGACAGAATTTCAAAAACTTCTGAGCAACCTTACCGCCATTAAAATCAGAGGAACATTTGGTGAAAATG GACGTGGTTATCTGGATGATGTCTCTCTGGTGTCAGCTAGCCTGGGTTCCGGGACACCTGCTGTCTGGGTAGAAAAGTGCTCATGCCCTGCTGGTTATGATGGACTGTTTTGTGAACGCTGTGCCACTGGATACAGGAGACGTTTCCCTGGTCAAGGCCCCGAAAGCCCCTGTGTTCCCTGCTCCTGTCAGGGTGGAACATGTGATCCAGAAACAG GAGGTTGTTACTCGGCTGATGAGATACCAAGTCTGCAGATGTGCCCTAAAGGTTATTATGTCAACCGCCAACAGTCCAACTCCTGCCAGAGGTGTCCTTGTCCCGAGGGTGAGGCTTGCTATGTTATTCCAGGAACCCAGGAGGTGATGTGCGTTCGCTGTCCCCGGGGAACTACAG GCTCTCGTTGTGAAATCTGTGATGACGGTTTCTACGGAGACCCTCTGGGAGAGTACGGCCCCCCCAAACAGTGTCAGCCTTGCCAATGTTATGGCCACATGGACCAGAACGCTGTCGGCAACTGTGACCGTCGGACAGGGGATTGTCGTAAGTGCCTGGATCACAGCACCGGCCCCAGTTGTGAGAACTGTGAAGATGGATACTACCACAGTTACCCCACAGAGCCATGTCAGG CTTGTAACTGCAACCGGCAGGGTTCTGTGTCAAATTCATGCAACAATAAAGGACAGTGCAAGTGTAAGGAGGGTTATGACGGACTCAAGTGTGACAAATCAACATGTCCTTCCTGCTTTAACCCAGTCAAGAACAAG ATAGAGGTTTATGCAAGGCagctgcaagaaatggaggatgTATTTAAAGGAATTGGAGGTGATGATGCTCCAGTCAACGGTGCTCAGATGGAACGGGCTATTAGGGCCGCAGAGGTCATGGTGCAAAACCTGGAATTTAGAGCAAATGAACTCACAA ATTCAGAGAAACAGCTTCAAGATAAACTAGCGAGCATTAGCCGATCCCAACTGAGAGAGGACAGAAAAATGGAGGCTTTGTTGACAACAGTCGATGGGATCAAAAACAAGGATCAACAGTACAGAACGGAAGTTTCAGAAATCCGTCAACTCATCAGTGACATCAGGTTAAAACTGCAACAGGCCAAACGGGACATCCAACAGGCC GAGTTTCCCTCAGGTGATGCGGTGCCAGGCGCTGACACCTTGTCTGATTTGGTTCAGACAGCTGCTGATCTTGCTGAGCA ACACCAAGGTGAGGCAGTGACAGTGGAGACCATTGCAGCCAATTCTCTAGCAGAATCTGAGAAAGCCGTAGATCTCATTCGTGGTGTCATCAGCCGAGAAAACAAGGTCAAAGATGAGCTCAGGAACCTCAAAAAACA GTATGAAGCAGACGTAACTAAAGTGCTTGGCATGGATAGCAAGGCTATTCAACTGACTGATGCAGCTGGAAAGGAGAGTGGAGTGGCTCTGAATGCTCTCAAACAGTTATCTGACCTGGAGAAGAAACTTCCAAAGCCCCTGAAG AAGGACATTGCTAATGTGGTTTCCAAGTTCGATGGTCTGAAGGGTATGGTGGAGGGGAATTTATCACAGTACCAGGACTTTCAGCAATATATGCTCAATGAGCAGAAAGAGACGACTGATCTGTTCAATAAGGCCAAAGGTTTCCAACAG gtTCAAGACAAACTTCTTGCCAGGGCAAATGCAGCTGaagcaattaaaaataaatctctGGAAATCTTTGCCAACAACAAGGATAGCCTGGATAAGACACTAGAGACGCTCAAAG GATTTGATGACCAGCTCAGTGGTAATAAGGATCTGGCAGATGCCGCTATTAGAAAGCTTCCTGCTATCAACGCCACCATCCAGAATGCCATAGCTGACAACCTTCAGACTCAAGACATTCTTGATGCAATGTCTACTCACTACAGAGATGCTCAGGATACTATTGACACACTTACAAGCACTGCAACCAAACTGGAG GGAATGACAGATGCTCTTCCGCCCTCTTTGGATATTTTGGAAGCTGCCACTAAACTGAAAGAGGACGTGGATGGACTGAAGACAGGGGCATCTGTAACTAAAGACAAACTGAATGAAGAGAAAAACAAGGCCAAAGCACAGTTAACTCAAGCAAACAAT GCCATCATAGAGTCCGCTGGGGCACTTGAAAATGCAAATAATGCCAGGGAAGCTGTTAGCGATACTTTGAAGTCAATCACTGATATTATGAGCTCCCTGGGAG GGACAGTTCCTGGGACAGTTGACGACACACGACTGGCTGAGCTTGAGGATGCCGTCACTAAAAGCCGCAGCCGTGTGGAGAAGGAGCTGAGGCCCAGACTCAGGGACCTGGAGGAGAAGGAAGCTCAGCAGAGAGCCACCATTGCAGGCATGATCAATGACATTGACACCATCCTGGCTGACATTGCCAACTTAGAGGAGATCCGTAAAAGCATCCCTAATGGCTGTTACAACATACCACCTATTGAAAGGCCGTAA